GTACATGTCATATTTGTGATGCTATGATGTATAATGTGTGATATGCTATGTGATGATTTATGCTATGATACGAaccatgatatgatataaatattatatgatgCATGAACCTCCATAATTATGCAACGTATATTATGTTGCATGTTCACCCTATACCTATGAGACATTGATATATCATGTATGTTAATCATGAAagatatatctaatatatgtatgtatgccTCATAGGAACGCTAtatcatgaaaataaatggaggCATGACTTGCATCATAAGTCTGTACAATGATCTGAAACTATGGGATCTCGTGCATTTTGTATATCACGTGTCGAGATTCTCCCCTGTTATGATTGGTACGGACGAGTATACCATGACATTATACACACTCTTTTCCCTCAATGGCTTCCGACAACATGAGCGTGCACTAGCCCATAGTCAGGCCAAGAGGTACGTATATAAGCTCACCTAGTGAGTCCATGTGCCTGTGCatgagtcgtgtgtagagaagcACTGCACATCCAACCTATCCAGATAGGAAACTAGAGACCAAGACCGAGTtatcttacaaaaaaaataggtCTTACTATGGTTTTtcatgtgattgcattttctGATGGCTCTAGACCGGCATTTTTGCTGATTCTACTTGGGTCTGATACACTTGAACCCTTTCGTACTAGTTTCAACTATTCGTAAGTATTTAAGGTTAGAATGACTATCTTTTAGTtagtataaattatttgaagtaagtttaaattattgtatgCAAAATTAGGTGAGTCAATTTCCATAgtataattctaatttatgatgGTAGTAGTCCTTAGGTAGAATTAAAGTTCAGAGAGCAACGTTAAGTCAGCATCATCAAGGGGTCGTAGTAGCTTTGGCttaggccaaccaagtaagtgactaCTACCCGTTTATTAAGTTAGTGTGACTGCGGGTTATTTATAAAGTAAATAGatatgtatagtaaaaagctatatGACTAAAGTTATATAGGGGAGATAGTGATGGTTATattaaagctatatatagtaagttgaaccatatatatatatatatatatatttttttNattttttgtattctctcCCACTGTACATACGTTGTACATACGTtgtagtcatcaatacaaatcctTTAGTCAATATtgtcctttcattttctctctcctgttctttgtgttcatctaaatcgagtgtgtgtgttgttgtgcgatcctaacacagTTTGGTTGAGAGAATTACTTTATGTATGTGACACGTGTCCAGTGGccctgcacgtgtcatatgtgTGATATGCTTTGATATGTGATATTATGTTACATGTCGCTATATGATATGCCAAATAATATTATGGTATAAATGAAAGTCATGATgtactatgatatgttatgttaggtCATGACatgctatgatatgttttgaaataagGAAATCTATGATGCACAACCCTTATGCCATGATTTGAAAGTTGCGTTatgaataaaatgattttataagaGTTTATATATGCATATTACCGAGTGTAATATGTGATGAAACAATGAGGGATGTCTTGCATGATTTATTACGCCAcagtaaaaaatatagagaCCTCACGCATAATTGTATGTTCACgtgcatcgagatacttcccctttatgatgagtacggacgtGGACACTATGAGACTGAATGACCATCATGTTTAACATGATGCTACGATGGTTGTTATTCCCCCCAAGTGTTCGACAACAGCCTAGAGAGTGCTAGCTAGACTAGCAGGCCATCGGGGTGTGCGAACTTGTCTAGTGTGCCCACACTCACACACGTGGGTTGTGTGTATATAAGTACTACATATCCAATTTGCCTGGACTGGAAAATCGCCTAAGAGAAGacgattttaaatgataggtttCATCATtgtgtatgtgtttgcattctcTCACTTCCAACTCGACATGAGGTTTAGACTGAGACTAGATTTTCACCTCGAGAGGTATGCATCTTGCATGCCCCCAATTCAGGTTCTCCTCTACTTcgtcgtttttctttttctccaatTTGTAATACAGTCATATAATTTAAACGCTACATGACTATAACTTATCtcgaagaaaatgatattcaTCTTTCTAGAAGAGATtcttacttaaaaaaaagccAATAACTTTGCCCAAATGTGAGGCATGATCGAGTCATTTTAAGGATAACCTAGAAATATTACTTGAGAAATCACAAACCACCGTAAGAGAGAATGATGAATCATTTTAAACAATAACCATAGAGCTTTTTCGCCTACGAAACCTAGTCATTCTTACAATGTTTGAAAAACGGATGATTCAAGGGCTATCTTCGAGCACTTAGCCTTCAAACGACACATTTCTAAAGCATTTGAAATTTTCCTAGGCATTTGAGAgcctaaaagaaaatggtcctaataaagttaaatagacttaaaattaaaaggttaTACTCTCAAATTAGGCTGGATATGTTTGATCTATAATCATAAGTTGCGAGATCCCAAATCCGtttgagaagaaacaaaacatttcttataaaagtgtggaaacctctctttagtagacacgttttaaaatcatgtcaaagcgaacaatatctattagcggatgacttgagctgttacaaatggtattagagctagacaccaggcagtgtgccaatgaggatgttgggcctccaaggaaatggattgagagatcccacatttattgaagaagggaacaaagTACCTCTCTAATAGATGTGTTTAAAAATTAGACCATACATAGTAACAGTgaacttgggttgttacataaACAAAACTAAGATAAAAGgcaaaaatcaaaaccaaactaTAGAAAAGGAGTAGGTACAAATAACATAAACcaagagaaaagagaaggagagGGAATCGAGTCGGATTCGATGTATCTTTAAGTTGAGGCTAGGGTCAACCTGGATAAGAGGTGGTGGGTAGGCTCTAGCTTCTAAAGAGGTCGTGTGTCATGCATTCTTCCAACACATGGGTATTTGTTTCAATCGGGTTGgtttagaaaacataaaactCCTAAAACGTTGTCATAAAAATACCCATCTTTGATCTTCGATCTTCGATCTAGAGAAGGTAAGTTTTAGTTCCTACTCTAAATTCTTCTCATTTACCACCAACATTGGACAAATGCCTACAAACatttatcatttcaaaattctaaCTACTATTGTTAAAACAAAGGGCGGAAAAAAATGggttttaagaaaataataataataataataataataataataattgtcgTTATCCATCTCGGATAAAGCGTGGCAGTAAATGATTGGTAGTCAGCGAGTGTCCCACAAAGAGGACTTGCGAGTCCACGTGTCATTGATCCAATCAATTCATTTGACAggttgaaaagaagaagaagaagaagaagaaatagaatttgaaagagttttttttttttttttttttttttttttttttttttttttttttNttattattattattattattttattgatttctgGGTTATAAATTGGTGGGTAAGCGGCAGTTTCTTCATCATTTCAACtctgcatcatcatcatcatcatcatccagCATTCACGTGTTCTTCCCTTCCCcccctttctctttctctctctctctctctctgctccCTCTGTTCTTCCGCCATTAAAGCGCCTTCATCCACTACCACCTGACGCCCTACTCTGTTTCTCACTGTGTTGGATCAAAATGGACGGAAACAACCATGTGCgttcctcttcttctctcaCCACTGACCTCTTTGGCTCTAAACAcacttcctcttcttctaccTCTGGGATTTTTGCCTCTATTTTCTCCCCTTCTTCCAAGGTTTGTTTGATCCTTCTATTCTTTGTCTCTCCGATTTCACTTTCATAATTGATTTTcaggtttttttctttctttccttctttttctctcacCGATTTCCATGGATTCTCactcttcttgttcttgtttcttctaatctttctcttttcatatGGCTTTcgatttttgtaattttatctCTAATCTGTGTTAATTATTCAGGTGTTAGGGGGAGACTCACTGCTCTCTCGAACCAAAGAGATTGAAAGGGCTTCTGTAAATCAGCCTTGGATCCCCAACGCTGATGATCAAGGTttgtatatacatataattttattatctttccAAGAAGAAGATTGAGCATTGGTGTTCTTGTTTTATCCTCACTTTGAGCGTCTCACCTGAAAATTGGTTATTCTAGCtctcttgattttgtatgGTGCTGAAACTGATTTGTTGAACTTCAGCTgcttaaagaaagaaaaacaaaacagctGAAAATATTAGTGGATTATCATTTTGAAGTTTCTCTATTGTATAAAAATGTTTCCTATGCCATGTTCAAGAACATACTGACAGGTTTCATAATCCTTTCAactgttcttttcttttattttctttttttgaattgTAGCCAAACAGGTTGAGAATTCAGGAAAGTGTTTTTAGTTAGCCATATTGCTTTAagatattgaaaaagaaaacattctTGATCATgtgttgaagaaaatatgttgCTAGAGAAATCTTCTTtaagagaaattttaggattCAATCAACAAACCAGGGATCGATACTTCCAATATCCTGTGACTCTAAGCCAGTTTTGGATTGCATACGCATGAACTTTGTTTTGGAAATTGCTTGATATTATTCTCTTCATTCTTCCTTATTGATAACTTTTATCTCTGCAGATGATACTGCTAATCAAAGACAAAAGGAGAGTCGGGAGACGAAGAATAAAGATTCGAGTTCCATCTATCAGGATCAAAGAGCCCAACCATGTCAGTTTACCTCATCAATCTATTATGGTGGCCAAGATGTTTATGCTCATCCTCAGAATTCCCACAATTCTGGGGTGAACTCGACGGTGAGTTCAACAAATTGATATTCAtcacttcattttctttgataagTTCATAATCTTAAAGCACTAAACATGGTACTACTCTTATCCTTGAACTGCTTGCTCCTGTTCAAACAATGGTAACATGTAGCTGACTGAACAGTCATTGAAATTGAGTATTGTTTTGCCCCCCAGTGATCTGCCTTGACTTGTTCTGGTGATATGTTTTCAGTTCAAGAAGGACTGGGGAGAAGACGATTCTGGAAGTGCTTCAAGAGGAAATTGGTGGCAAGGTATGAAATAATGGAGGTGCTGCttatgagagaaaaaaaaaattgaaaattatcttTGTTTCTAATACTCATACTTTTGTTTTGCAAATCATTGTCATTTGCAGGGTCTCTCTATTATTAATTCTAGATCACTTGCCAAGGTTTTATACTTATTAAGGTACTTTTAGTTCtaagatgatttttttttttagcttttggTTGTTCTTTAATTGATCGTTTGTCTCCCTGACTTGTATCTTTCTTTAGAGTTTAAAATTGTAGATTCTGATCATCACCCAACTCCACAAGCTTGCCTTATAATTCCAGAGTTTCGTGGTTTTTCGTGATGTTTAGTTTGGAGTAGACTTATATCGGTTTCCAATCGAACCTTCAttcgaatttgatttgattaatatctttattatCGACTTCTATAAGATGCGAGATTGAGTTGTGCATTTACTTTTGATTGTTGAACTTGCAGGTACATAGGATCATAGATCGACCTCTTATTTTATGAAGCTAGACGATAGCGAGATCGTTGTGAACAACAAAGCTGGTTGATCCATTTTCCAGCTGAACACAACAGAATCTCTTTTAGTTAATGGAATAGTTATAAGCatctttctaaattttactGTAAAGAATGCTCTGTTGCTGCTACTGCTGTTGTTTGCTGTTTTGTTTCGACCTTGGTGTTTTTAAGCATAAATGAAACCTGCTGCGCTGTTTGCTAATGAAACCTGGTGCGCTGTTTGCAAACAGCTACGTATATTTCAGAATGATTAAGATActcttgttttcttgttaATTTGATCATAACTCAACTTGTTTTAGGAGCTTAGCTCCTAACGCTGAAAATGACACTTAGTGTCATTTTTGGATCCTTACCTGAAGTTAAGGATATGTCGACAGAGTTGCATGCCAAAACCAGTCATTTTCTGTGGAGGTTCATGAGTCTTGCTTTTCCATGGTCGTTATGTTTGGCCGTtgggaaaagaaataattgaaaagattGATGGGATAGGGACAGAGATTCGGAAGCCACAATTCTTGGCAATGTTTGATCATtcatttgcttttttttctttttcttttttgatgtTACTTTCGGTTCTATTCAATCCTGTTCTTGTTCTGGTCCACACCattcataattttgaaagtagAATAAATACGGTGCCAACCCAACCAAACCGAACCAACAACGTCATTGTTACGTCAAAATCCGAATCAAAAGAATCAATCAGAACAAATTAAGAAAGGATTGCCAAAAGACTTTTAATGGTGCAGTGATTAATAAGCACGTATGTATTACTTTGAAGGCGGAGCATTTGATTCCTCATCAACACAAATACAACCAAATTGAAGACCAAATATACATTACATTCTATacatacaaaaagaaatccaCAAAACTGACAAATTCAACTGGAAAACATACAGCCATGAAAACCAAGCTTGGATTTTACTCTCATGCAAACGATCCTTGTTCGGGTGAAGGGAAGCTCGTTACTCCTTCCCTGAGCTGAGCGGTTTGCTTGTCGAGTTCTGCGTAGGCAACTGGTTCAGGTTTCTCTATATCATTGCTGGCTTCTTTTCCTCCTCTTGCTTCGATACCAAGGTAGTCAATTAAAACCTTTCTGATACCGAATCCGCGTTGGGTAGTTTTGGCAGGACTCGCTGCTTGAGCAGGTGAAAAGCTTGGAGTGGCAAATGGTGTTTTATATGGAGTGCCAGAGATGGGCACTGAGAAAGGCAATGGGCTGTTCTTGTGAGACATCACACCAAGTTTCGATATGGACGAGAGCTGCTCATCGGAATGCTTTGTGAGATCGTCCACATAAAGCAAATCATCGATTCGTGCAACAACGTTGAATGCTAGGCTCTCCAAAACTCGAGAGTAGCTCTCTAGGATGGATTTTCCGACATCCTAAACGATCAAAACAGACATTACCTACTAAAGTTACTATGTGTTAAGCTCATTGGAAATGTTAAAAGGTTCCAGTAGGGACAAACCTTATTGTACTGGATCTTGTTCATATCTAAGGTTGTCTGTGGAAGACCAGGAAACCGTTGCTTCAGGCAAAGCAATAGAGTTTCTGCTCTCTCTGCTAGCAGCTCCATTTTCTCCGAGTCGACCATCAGCTCCTTCACCATTTCCCATGACGATTTTGAACTGTGTTTGATGGAGTTCATAGCAGGTTTTGAGCTCGTTCTTTTTCGCCATACGTAGATAGAAGCCTCGACCCGGTTAGCGATCTCCGTAGCTTGATGTTCAGATGACATTTCAAGGCAGTCAAGTAAACATTGAGGAGAGAATTGATCTGATGAAATATATCGATATATGAGATCTCCCAAACAGGCTCTTCCATTCTGAGAAACCAAATGGAATAAAAGATTAGAAAATCACACACTGCTTTAGATATCAGaattgtaacaattcaagcaTCTCGTACCTTCGGTAAGGCTTCGAGATACGGTTCGGGAATTTCGAGATCAGCCAAAGTAGCACTGTTAATTGCAATTGCAGCTTTTAATATCTGGTTTGTGCTGTCGCGCTTTTGTTGCAGTTGCTTTCTTGAGTCTTCCTGGAGACCACCCGGAGGAACTCGAGGCACGGGAAGCCACCATTTATCTTCTTGACGCTGTAGCACTCTATGGAAAGAGGAAGACCCATCAGTCTCAGGGCCGTGTATCCCTTGATCAACATACCAGAACTCACAAACTTCAAAACTATCTAATATTTCCTGCACAAAGTTTATTTTACCAAATTTAGAACAAATCTCAAACGTTTGTAACACAGAGACGAGTAGACATTGGTGAATCATACAAGAAGCATGTTGTCCAGTTTCCGAAGAGCAGGAAGATTCACATAAAGATCCGACCGTTGTTTGCATGTCATAACCTGAAggatcataaaaaaaaaaacccccaTCAAAAAATTGATGCTTTACAAATACATAAACATATAAACTCTCCCGTTTTCACGTTCTCGATGCAGGCCTGTTCTTACCACAAAATCAGAAATCTTCTGATTGTATTGAACAAAAAATCCAACTCTAACATATAACccaaaagagagaattgatCGTTGACGCTTTTGGTCTGTGTTTGTACAAATTTACTTAGCGTTTATATATGAACAAACAATATGGAAGGCAACAGGCAATTCGAACAAAACCCATACAGCCATAACAAGCCTGTTTGAAGTTATTCAGTACCTCATGCTTGCTTCCATCAAGAAACGTCTGCCAAGTAGGCGTGAACTCGACAATATGATCGCTAACACAAAGAAGCCAATCCATCTCCCTTCGCCACCgcactttcttctcttctgAAATAGGCTCTAATCGCCACAGTTGCCCAAACAGAGTGGCTATAACAAAACAATGGCAAAGGGAATCAGTGTCTACCAATGTCAATCTTAGATAGAATATCAATGAGTCAAAGCATACCACAAAGATTTGTAATGGCATTCGATATAGCCAACGCCGTACAAACCCCATTTCCGCAGCCTGACATATCTTCTCCGAGTAGCAGTTTAGAAAATCTTTCCTTCAACATCTCAACCTCTGTAATCCCCCACACAGCATTAAAAGATCAATACAGTTTATATAGAGAAACCCCACAAATAAAAGAGGGCTAAAATTACCTGATGAAGAAGATACGTTCTTCTCCACCTTCCTATTATCAAcaaagtttttttcttctttatcagCAACATTAGGTCTAATACAATCCGGTCTGTAAGCTTTTCGAGTGGACCAACTCAATAAATAAGGGGGCGATGAGTCCTCCGAGCCACTGTGACTGTGCTCCTCAAGCCCCCCTGTGGTCTCCGATGTAAGAAAATCAGAACTCGAGCTACTCTCACGTCCATGTTCTTCAATCAAATGGCTAAACATCTCATTTTCAGGCACAATGTGGCCAATCCCTTGGCTCTTTTCAACCACACTCTCATCCATTACAATTTCCGTTCTTCAATCACAACCATAGCACAAAATCAAAGCAACCCACTTCGAATCCACCCACTAGAAGCCTTATTAATCCAAACCCTTCTGCAAATTAAGCTCAAAACACAAATTCCGATGGAGATTCCAACACCCAGAAAgccaaatcaaagaaaatggagtTGGTAATGATTTAGGGCCACTCTTAGAATTGAAGGGTCGATTTAAAGCTCCATCCAAAAGGTTTCATCACAAATCAACCATGCCCAATAATGAAAAGGGTATGTACAAACGgttaaaacaaacaacaaataaagaaagaatgaaagaaagagggCGGTGAATTTAAATCATGATTACTTTGTGGATAAACACATGAAGTAGGAGACAGGGAAAGCCTCCGTCCGCCATTGACATTGATTAGAGCTCAACAAAGCACCCATGGTCCCGAGGATTGAAGCTTTGCGTTCCTCAAACGAGGGTTCTTGAATGGCAGATGCAATGCAGCGATTAAATTAACTTTTGGCGTttcaaaatgataatgaacTACGTGCCAAGGGAATCGTGAAAGAGGGAGTACCGTTTTatatatggaaagaaaaaaacatgacaaaattttttttttttttaagttaataaaaaaataacataatttctttttttagttaaaaaaaaaaaaaaaaaaaaaaaaaaaaaaaaaaaaaaaaaaaaaaaaaaaaaaaaaaaaaNTAACCCTTATatcctttaatatttttaaaaaataattaatttgaaaaaacaggaaaaaatattagtaatgGATTGTAGTTTATGAATaagaatttataataatttatagtaaaaattgtggaaaagaaaaataagtaaataagtaaaatatattttaaatttcttaaataataagcaaccaaataaaaagaaatgtttccttaataaaaatttaaataaattagtttccCCAACGGCTATGAGTTTAAGAGGGAAACAGAATTTGAAGGGCGTAAGAGGGAAACAaactcttcatcttcttccccaagcttcttcctttcttttctcttttgcttttcatttattcattcttctcattcttccaacaccaattttttaattaactattcCAATTTCGAATATTACTTCCTAATCTTATCGGattctaaaaatttgaacaatcTTACCTAACTTATATCGTTTGGTGGGTTATAAACTAGGTTAGGTTTAGGGTTCAAATAAGTGAACACTTTTGTAGATTTGATTTGGCTCGTGAATTtctcaaaaactaaattatatgGAACTTAAGTAAcggttaattttaaaatattaatttttgtttactatacaatattcatttatttcttatttttactaaattttatagttattttttattatttatttttcaataattctttaaacaaattttaactgtgaagaattatataaaaaatgtattaaaattgagttacaaaattttatttttaattttgaatgaatgtCTCAAACCACTCGAACCCgtcaaactcaaaaaaatttagattagattggattagatttattatttaaaaaagatttttgaaataaaaaatatttacaacaTGAACTAGCCATGTATTttaatccaacccaatttgtagagagagaaaaaaaaagttcatttttatatattttaataattatcctATTCTATTGAATAACATgctttagtttattattaggGAAAAATATACTATTAAGCAAATGATTAACTCATCTAATTATTATCATATCCCAATctatttgattataatatattgttttttattataatatattgtttttaacTTTAGGTAGTAATTTGTCAGCTCCAATAATGTGACTTTAtttgttataaattaatatttgattaaatagGATTTAgcaattatttaaactttatttatttaatattttagtgtTATGTTTGTGGGACCACAAAATAACcattattcataattatagCTTActaattatagattttaaaaaatatctcattCTTTACcaattatagattttaaaaaatatctcattCTTTTAGTAAATGATGCTCATTGATTTCTCccctaaacttaaaaatagtCTTTAAAAgggtaaataaattttttaaattttattcatattacttaattatatttttcctaatttatttttatttatttactttagaacccaatttaaataataaaaaaatattcttattctttcaaaagttACCATATAATCTTTAAGCTCTCGTAAATATATCAAAACTACTATTGGAGTAGAAACCCACGTGGCAACAACTAGAACAAGTGTTCGGATTAAGTTTGAAAACATCGTACAAACGTGTCAATTTTTCATCTAACAAATGCACCAAGAATCTGAATAATCTGTTAAATTCTGGTGAAAAGTACAGAAACAAATGCACTAAGAATCTGAATCCTAAAACACATTTCATCTCCACAGACCTTATGAATCTGAAAATAGCTTCCCTACGATCCTTCCACTCACAGAGATTCAAAAGACAAATATGGATGGTTCTTTATCCTGCATTTCTTAATCTTAATGTACATGATCCAATAAGATTATTGTATAATTCATAATGCCCTTGAGGCTAAGCTGAGCTACCCCTCCTAacatattctctttttttcattataatcTATAGTATGGAACATCTATTCAGCCCAAGGGCTGCAAATATTCGTCTACCGGCAGGCCAGAAGCGGGATAACCAATCCCTTGGATAGTCATCTGCTATACTATCATCACTAAATTCAGAGCATTTGTCATCCTCATTTTGTTCTAACTTATCAGAGTTTTCCTGGATTTCACCTGAGTTCTGGTGATCTCTATCTTCTGCCCCAGCCTCTGAAATTTCGCCTGGTTTTTTGTCAAATAGTCCTTTGAACTGTTTCCTTGCTTTCTTCTCCACTTCCTATAGATGGAATAGTGAAGCAGAAGATCAAAATGATT
This sequence is a window from Cucurbita pepo subsp. pepo cultivar mu-cu-16 chromosome LG19, ASM280686v2, whole genome shotgun sequence. Protein-coding genes within it:
- the LOC111780919 gene encoding rop guanine nucleotide exchange factor 7-like; translated protein: MDESVVEKSQGIGHIVPENEMFSHLIEEHGRESSSSSDFLTSETTGGLEEHSHSGSEDSSPPYLLSWSTRKAYRPDCIRPNVADKEEKNFVDNRKVEKNVSSSSEVEMLKERFSKLLLGEDMSGCGNGVCTALAISNAITNLCATLFGQLWRLEPISEEKKVRWRREMDWLLCVSDHIVEFTPTWQTFLDGSKHEVMTCKQRSDLYVNLPALRKLDNMLLEILDSFEVCEFWYVDQGIHGPETDGSSSFHRVLQRQEDKWWLPVPRVPPGGLQEDSRKQLQQKRDSTNQILKAAIAINSATLADLEIPEPYLEALPKNGRACLGDLIYRYISSDQFSPQCLLDCLEMSSEHQATEIANRVEASIYVWRKRTSSKPAMNSIKHSSKSSWEMVKELMVDSEKMELLAERAETLLLCLKQRFPGLPQTTLDMNKIQYNKDVGKSILESYSRVLESLAFNVVARIDDLLYVDDLTKHSDEQLSSISKLGVMSHKNSPLPFSVPISGTPYKTPFATPSFSPAQAASPAKTTQRGFGIRKVLIDYLGIEARGGKEASNDIEKPEPVAYAELDKQTAQLREGVTSFPSPEQGSFA
- the LOC111780922 gene encoding uncharacterized protein LOC111780922, translated to MDGNNHVRSSSSLTTDLFGSKHTSSSSTSGIFASIFSPSSKVLGGDSLLSRTKEIERASVNQPWIPNADDQDDTANQRQKESRETKNKDSSSIYQDQRAQPCQFTSSIYYGGQDVYAHPQNSHNSGVNSTFKKDWGEDDSGSASRGNWWQGSLYY